A portion of the bacterium genome contains these proteins:
- a CDS encoding S8 family serine peptidase, giving the protein MSRRTRTVLALVLSALTAATAGCGLGGASGVSPTAHQLSSAGKMPAGTYSTRRVLVSFKAGQEAAGKESLKARLGMRVVQDMPQLGMSVLALPAAAQRESAMAAIAAQPAVTSVEADVRMRAGYRPQDPQSSLGSFSGLYVGFRSALFRAWDATLGDPRVVVAVVDTGVDITHPDLRDRVVTGRNFVTQIEEDQDDGTTKLVDLPDKGPLDDNGHGTHVAGIIAAAENLQGITGMAPRCKIMPIKSLAYNESGFSSDVAMGVVWAVDHGAHVINMSLGAYGGSKALEKAVAYALSKNVTVVAAMGNDRADADAGFGLSPSYPAALPGVIAVGATDGDDKSAYFSNAGRWISVSAPGDGILSTTPTYPVHGFVAQDYDEMSGTSMATPFVAGLTALMLSLTPNLTPQQLKGRLEASADDVGTPGFDTATGHGRINPMRALGMK; this is encoded by the coding sequence TTGTCCCGACGCACCCGCACCGTTCTAGCGCTCGTCCTCTCGGCCCTCACGGCCGCGACGGCGGGCTGCGGGCTGGGCGGGGCTTCGGGCGTGAGCCCCACCGCCCATCAGCTCTCGAGCGCAGGCAAGATGCCGGCCGGCACCTACTCGACCCGACGCGTTCTCGTCTCCTTCAAGGCGGGCCAGGAGGCCGCCGGCAAAGAGAGCCTGAAGGCACGCCTCGGCATGCGCGTGGTCCAGGACATGCCCCAGCTGGGCATGAGCGTGCTCGCCCTCCCCGCCGCTGCCCAGCGCGAGAGCGCCATGGCCGCCATCGCCGCCCAGCCTGCCGTCACCTCGGTCGAGGCCGACGTCCGGATGCGCGCGGGCTACCGCCCCCAGGATCCCCAGTCGAGCCTCGGCAGCTTCAGCGGCCTGTACGTGGGCTTCCGCTCGGCACTGTTCCGGGCGTGGGATGCGACCCTCGGCGACCCCAGGGTGGTGGTCGCGGTGGTCGACACCGGGGTGGACATCACCCACCCCGACCTGCGCGATCGCGTCGTGACGGGCAGGAACTTCGTCACCCAGATCGAGGAGGACCAGGACGACGGCACCACCAAGCTGGTGGACCTACCGGATAAGGGCCCCCTGGACGACAACGGCCACGGCACCCACGTGGCGGGCATCATCGCGGCCGCCGAGAACCTGCAGGGCATCACCGGCATGGCCCCGCGCTGCAAGATCATGCCGATCAAGAGCCTCGCCTACAACGAGAGCGGCTTCTCCAGCGACGTGGCGATGGGCGTGGTGTGGGCGGTGGACCACGGCGCCCACGTGATCAACATGAGCCTCGGGGCCTACGGCGGCTCGAAGGCCCTCGAGAAGGCCGTGGCCTACGCCCTCTCGAAGAACGTGACGGTGGTCGCCGCCATGGGCAACGACCGCGCCGACGCCGATGCCGGCTTCGGCCTGAGCCCGAGCTACCCCGCCGCCCTGCCCGGGGTGATCGCGGTGGGGGCGACCGACGGCGACGACAAGAGCGCCTACTTCTCCAACGCGGGGCGCTGGATCTCGGTCTCAGCGCCCGGCGACGGGATCCTCTCGACCACCCCGACCTACCCGGTCCATGGCTTCGTCGCCCAGGACTACGACGAGATGAGCGGCACCTCCATGGCAACCCCGTTCGTCGCGGGCCTCACGGCCCTCATGCTCAGCCTCACGCCGAACCTCACCCCCCAGCAGCTCAAGGGCCGCCTCGAGGCGAGCGCCGACGACGTGGGGACGCCGGGCTTCGACACCGCCACCGGCCACGGCCGCATCAACCCGATGCGCGCCCTGGGCATGAAGTAG